Proteins from one Natrinema salinisoli genomic window:
- a CDS encoding MFS transporter, with the protein MSDQPSYSTSEIRTIALAVIAGVFFGGVATGVAFPTLPLLDEKLVISAVMLSVILSANRIARLFMNTPAGTIIDRVGARKPMIFGLFTQALAPFGYVVGLHTPPTDLGTVPLLGDVSLPGVVFVLARLFWGVGSAFVFIGAFATITYVTTSDNRGRWVGYMRGGQSLGFPTGLVVGGLLTDLASMQTAFLVAGVLALIAGTVATLVLPDVHAGADGRGAKLREVPSLLASNPTVVLIGYGNFTVRLLWGGIILSTLARYASDSGLELSALGAAGISGIVMGLGVLTAGSMTVVTGWVSDMVDDRTLLTVPAFLAMGGGFLIIAYVPTIEALLGAIVLVGGGMGAAAPAMLAIMGDLTPGDELGRMGGVYQVMGDVGLSLGPLVAIPAVDLWFGYQTTYVLCAALVLSCLTIVSLPLLRNPEVSRAGVKAD; encoded by the coding sequence ATGTCTGACCAGCCCTCCTATTCGACGTCCGAGATACGGACGATCGCGCTCGCAGTCATCGCCGGCGTCTTCTTCGGCGGGGTGGCGACGGGCGTCGCCTTTCCGACGCTGCCGCTGCTCGACGAGAAACTCGTGATCAGCGCCGTCATGCTGAGCGTGATCCTCTCGGCCAATCGGATCGCGCGATTGTTCATGAACACGCCGGCCGGGACGATCATCGACCGGGTGGGCGCGCGGAAACCGATGATCTTCGGGCTGTTCACCCAGGCGTTGGCTCCCTTCGGGTACGTCGTCGGCCTCCACACGCCGCCGACCGATCTCGGCACGGTGCCGCTGCTGGGCGACGTGTCGCTCCCGGGCGTCGTCTTCGTCCTGGCCCGGCTGTTCTGGGGCGTCGGCAGCGCGTTCGTCTTCATCGGCGCGTTCGCGACGATCACGTACGTCACGACGTCGGACAACCGCGGCCGGTGGGTCGGCTACATGCGCGGCGGCCAGTCGCTCGGCTTCCCGACGGGCCTCGTCGTCGGCGGGCTCCTGACCGACCTCGCCAGCATGCAGACCGCGTTTCTCGTTGCCGGCGTGCTCGCGCTGATCGCCGGCACCGTCGCCACCCTCGTCCTCCCGGACGTCCACGCCGGGGCCGACGGTCGAGGCGCGAAGCTTCGGGAAGTCCCCTCGCTGCTCGCGAGCAATCCGACCGTCGTCCTGATCGGCTACGGCAACTTCACCGTTCGGCTCCTGTGGGGCGGCATCATCCTCTCGACGCTGGCCCGCTACGCCAGCGACTCCGGCCTCGAGCTCTCGGCTCTGGGTGCGGCGGGCATCAGCGGCATCGTGATGGGACTCGGCGTGCTCACCGCGGGGTCGATGACGGTCGTCACCGGCTGGGTGTCGGACATGGTCGACGATCGGACGCTGCTGACGGTGCCCGCGTTCCTGGCGATGGGCGGGGGCTTCCTGATCATCGCCTACGTGCCGACCATCGAGGCGTTGCTCGGGGCGATCGTGCTCGTCGGGGGCGGCATGGGCGCGGCCGCGCCCGCGATGCTCGCGATCATGGGTGATCTCACGCCCGGCGACGAACTCGGGCGGATGGGCGGCGTTTACCAGGTGATGGGCGACGTCGGACTCAGCCTCGGTCCGCTCGTCGCGATTCCGGCGGTCGATCTCTGGTTCGGCTACCAGACGACGTACGTGCTCTGTGCCGCGCTCGTGTTGAGCTGCCTGACGATCGTCTCGCTCCCGCTGTTGCGGAACCCCGAGGTCTCGAGAGCGGGAGTGAAAGCGGACTAG
- a CDS encoding molybdopterin-dependent oxidoreductase has translation MTRTRETAARIRPWLPAVVVALAAGLAAVGGSYLSVGRRPAFVATPIDRVVVTVSPEALVTFAITELGTFGHRLAFLTAIALTCVLFGLVALPGVVLLWGRGPVPAVSSLRGGRPVAGAVAGAALPGAVAYGLTGSPVSSAGTAAGAGFVLLATAGAAEFVAGEDAALGSLGRRRVLGAVGSAIGVTVLGLLVRGSGEEPFPSGLEIPEDARPEVRELLTQAEDRSLAVDGLEPLVSTDFYEVDIANVNPDVDRAEWTLSITGAVEEEAEYDVADIEAMALEDRFVTLRCVGDQLNGRQMDTALWGGVPVRQLLEAANPGGDRVVLHGADGYYNEFPLEALWPGLLAYRMNGRPLPRAHGAPLRALVPGHWGEINVKWLTEIEVRDEDTMGYWEYRGWHGTGPVETVAKLWQDNRLGGGRFEVAGHAYAGTRGIEAVEVSTDGGDTWVEAELSEPLPGEDVWRQWRHEYGATGTHEVIVRARDGNGDLQIPEEDGPKPDGATGWVSKTVGSQ, from the coding sequence ATGACTCGCACACGGGAAACGGCGGCCCGCATCCGTCCGTGGCTCCCCGCGGTCGTCGTGGCGCTGGCCGCGGGACTCGCCGCCGTGGGGGGATCGTACCTCTCCGTCGGCCGACGGCCGGCCTTCGTCGCGACGCCGATCGACAGAGTCGTCGTCACGGTCAGTCCCGAGGCGCTCGTGACGTTCGCGATCACCGAGCTCGGGACGTTCGGTCACCGGCTGGCGTTCCTGACGGCCATCGCGCTCACGTGCGTCCTTTTCGGACTGGTCGCGTTGCCCGGCGTGGTACTCCTCTGGGGCCGCGGCCCGGTTCCCGCCGTGTCGTCTCTCCGAGGCGGCAGGCCCGTCGCCGGCGCGGTCGCGGGGGCGGCGCTGCCGGGTGCGGTCGCGTACGGGTTAACGGGGTCGCCAGTGTCGAGTGCCGGCACCGCCGCGGGGGCCGGTTTCGTCCTGCTGGCAACGGCCGGAGCGGCCGAATTCGTCGCCGGTGAGGACGCCGCGCTCGGCTCGCTCGGCCGGCGGCGCGTCCTCGGAGCCGTCGGATCGGCGATCGGCGTGACCGTGCTCGGCCTCCTCGTTCGCGGCTCCGGCGAGGAACCGTTCCCGTCGGGCCTCGAGATCCCCGAGGACGCTCGACCCGAGGTTCGAGAGTTACTCACACAGGCGGAAGACCGGTCGCTCGCCGTCGACGGGCTCGAGCCGCTGGTGAGCACGGACTTCTACGAAGTCGACATCGCCAACGTGAATCCCGACGTCGACCGCGCGGAGTGGACGCTCTCGATCACGGGGGCCGTCGAGGAGGAGGCGGAGTACGACGTCGCGGATATCGAGGCCATGGCGCTCGAGGACCGGTTCGTCACGCTGCGGTGCGTCGGCGACCAGCTCAACGGCCGGCAGATGGACACCGCCCTCTGGGGCGGCGTGCCGGTCCGACAGCTTCTCGAGGCGGCGAATCCCGGCGGTGACCGCGTCGTCCTGCACGGTGCCGACGGCTACTACAACGAGTTCCCGCTCGAGGCGCTGTGGCCGGGGCTGTTGGCGTACCGAATGAACGGTCGTCCGCTGCCGCGAGCCCACGGGGCCCCGCTTCGCGCGCTCGTCCCGGGCCACTGGGGCGAGATCAACGTGAAGTGGCTCACTGAGATCGAGGTTCGCGACGAGGACACCATGGGCTACTGGGAGTACCGCGGCTGGCACGGCACGGGTCCGGTCGAGACGGTGGCGAAGCTCTGGCAGGACAACCGTCTCGGCGGCGGCCGCTTCGAGGTCGCCGGCCACGCGTACGCCGGTACCAGGGGTATCGAGGCGGTCGAGGTCTCGACCGACGGCGGCGACACTTGGGTCGAAGCCGAACTGTCCGAGCCACTTCCGGGCGAGGACGTCTGGCGGCAGTGGCGCCACGAATACGGGGCGACTGGGACGCACGAGGTGATCGTCCGGGCCCGCGACGGCAACGGGGACCTCCAGATCCCCGAGGAGGACGGTCCGAAACCCGACGGCGCGACGGGCTGGGTTTCGAAAACTGTCGGATCACAGTGA
- a CDS encoding ABC transporter substrate-binding protein, which produces MAGCLGGGGGDEGDGEVHFITDYYNDSWEPLWGDLESDFEEQTDIQMNIEEGGMSGTQEGRLAQLIQSGNPPDANTSTFDQVADIWATDQLEPVNDVVSAIEEVNGEVMTGGAFLGGDDFYQVPHGQYISNFQYRADIYDDLGLEEPETFQDVLDNARAIDESDEHDARGYGLAGMPTGKSQDEFQVLLASAGVSGLGIRWSDPEARDELEVYFPEEEVTMVLQYMKDLAQYSPDPTSIGWAESLGGWVQGQYAQCYHLNAWPVGVTALTAEAQDSDALRGLAEATQIIPYPTWSEIDTEENWLSSPAPDGYHLFASAENTSEAKEWFEWLYADSMEQTVSFYEADPGRFLPTYADVLDSDAFQNQGIMQAHPHLLEKLQYVQDEIWGNHYANVDEADVSSPEALYMQRQWFYGEMVNRVVTESNTVQETYEWGRSQLEEALTEAKEQFS; this is translated from the coding sequence ATGGCAGGCTGCTTGGGTGGTGGTGGCGGCGACGAGGGTGACGGTGAGGTCCACTTCATCACCGACTACTACAACGACTCCTGGGAACCCCTCTGGGGCGACCTCGAGTCGGACTTCGAAGAGCAGACTGACATCCAGATGAACATCGAGGAGGGCGGAATGTCCGGTACGCAGGAGGGCCGGCTGGCCCAGCTGATCCAGTCGGGCAACCCGCCGGACGCGAACACCTCCACGTTCGACCAGGTGGCCGACATCTGGGCGACTGACCAGCTCGAGCCGGTCAACGACGTGGTTTCGGCGATCGAGGAGGTCAACGGGGAAGTGATGACCGGCGGAGCGTTCCTCGGCGGCGACGACTTCTATCAGGTCCCACACGGCCAGTACATCTCGAACTTCCAGTACCGGGCGGACATCTACGACGACCTCGGGCTGGAGGAACCGGAGACGTTCCAGGACGTCCTTGACAACGCCCGAGCGATCGACGAGTCGGACGAACACGACGCGCGCGGCTACGGCCTGGCCGGGATGCCGACCGGCAAGAGCCAGGACGAGTTCCAGGTCCTCCTGGCGAGCGCCGGTGTCTCCGGGCTCGGAATCCGCTGGAGCGACCCCGAGGCGAGAGACGAACTCGAGGTATACTTCCCCGAAGAGGAGGTGACGATGGTCCTGCAGTACATGAAGGACCTCGCGCAGTACTCGCCGGACCCGACCAGCATCGGCTGGGCCGAGTCGCTCGGCGGGTGGGTTCAGGGCCAGTACGCTCAGTGTTACCACCTCAACGCCTGGCCGGTCGGTGTCACCGCACTCACGGCCGAAGCCCAGGACAGCGACGCCCTGCGCGGGCTGGCCGAGGCCACCCAGATCATCCCGTACCCGACCTGGAGCGAAATCGACACGGAGGAGAACTGGCTCTCCTCTCCGGCCCCCGACGGCTACCACCTCTTCGCGAGCGCCGAGAACACGTCGGAGGCCAAGGAGTGGTTCGAGTGGCTCTACGCCGACAGCATGGAGCAGACGGTGAGCTTCTACGAGGCGGATCCGGGCCGGTTCTTGCCGACCTACGCCGACGTACTGGACTCAGACGCGTTCCAGAACCAGGGTATCATGCAGGCCCATCCGCACCTGCTCGAGAAGCTCCAGTACGTCCAGGACGAGATCTGGGGCAACCACTACGCGAACGTCGACGAAGCCGACGTCTCCTCGCCCGAGGCGCTGTACATGCAGCGCCAGTGGTTCTACGGCGAGATGGTCAACCGTGTGGTCACCGAGTCCAATACCGTTCAGGAAACCTACGAGTGGGGCCGCAGCCAACTCGAGGAGGCTCTCACGGAGGCCAAGGAGCAGTTCTCGTAG
- a CDS encoding carbohydrate ABC transporter permease gives MAGETGETIRPRREFIPWDDLPVERETVVGIGTVLPVVVLYLLIAVLPIAFAFWASLHNVHTLNPVWEWAGLDNYREVMNISTFWGSLWRGIVYMVGSTLLQLAVGLWMALVLNRVTRGQKLLTAVVFTAYLIPTIIVSLIALRVFDPQGGVFQMIGAEWLSLWEAREAPLGSQTWAMPLLILIGSWKFSVFITIFTLAQLRAIPNRFYEAAKVCGANRWQMFRDITFPRIMGIILVVVLLRSIFMFNKFDIIWQLTQGGPGNATTTLPVLAYKTVYTDQAYGLANAISVVMFLFLFVAAVAYFKLFNPSDEVETTT, from the coding sequence ATGGCTGGTGAGACTGGAGAAACGATTCGACCTCGCAGGGAGTTCATCCCGTGGGACGATCTCCCCGTGGAGCGGGAGACCGTCGTCGGGATCGGGACGGTACTCCCCGTCGTCGTACTGTACTTACTCATCGCGGTGCTTCCGATCGCATTCGCGTTCTGGGCATCGTTACACAACGTTCACACGCTGAACCCGGTGTGGGAGTGGGCCGGCCTCGATAACTACCGCGAGGTCATGAACATTTCCACGTTCTGGGGCTCGCTGTGGCGCGGAATCGTCTACATGGTCGGCAGCACGCTCCTACAGCTGGCCGTCGGCCTCTGGATGGCGCTCGTGTTGAATCGCGTCACGCGCGGGCAGAAGCTTCTGACCGCGGTGGTCTTCACGGCGTATCTGATTCCGACGATCATCGTCTCGCTGATCGCGCTTCGGGTGTTCGATCCGCAGGGAGGCGTGTTCCAGATGATCGGCGCCGAGTGGCTCAGTCTGTGGGAGGCCCGGGAAGCCCCGTTAGGATCACAGACGTGGGCGATGCCGCTTTTGATCCTCATCGGCAGCTGGAAGTTCTCCGTCTTCATCACGATCTTCACGCTCGCGCAGCTGCGGGCGATTCCCAACCGCTTCTACGAAGCGGCGAAGGTCTGCGGCGCGAACCGGTGGCAGATGTTCCGGGACATCACGTTCCCGCGCATCATGGGGATCATCCTGGTCGTCGTCCTGCTCCGGTCGATCTTCATGTTCAACAAGTTCGACATCATCTGGCAACTCACGCAGGGCGGCCCCGGTAACGCGACGACCACACTCCCCGTGCTCGCCTACAAGACCGTCTACACCGATCAGGCGTACGGACTCGCGAACGCGATCTCCGTCGTCATGTTCCTCTTCCTGTTCGTGGCGGCGGTCGCCTACTTCAAACTCTTCAACCCGAGCGACGAGGTGGAAACGACCACATGA
- a CDS encoding carbohydrate ABC transporter permease yields the protein MSQSEPPGGIFGLSYDGETSIFETLKLISTAIIVLVGAWPIYWVTQLAFTEYETVEEAVTYFPTPDIFTLGNFVVLTQPRMYTYIFNTVVVAIGTIVTVVLVSLIAGYGLARLEFPQKENFARILLIGYLFSPIVIGIPLYQIWRSIGLLGTRIGLIIALSAISMPFAVWLMWKYIMTIPEAHEEAAWVDGASRWRGFRDVVVPQCRPAIIAAALFAFALAWNDFTFAQILLPQTDTTTFAPGILRAMGQAQFLPDAYLMAISLAMTLPPLLFAYFMQSYLLKGFQVRAL from the coding sequence ATGAGTCAGAGCGAACCACCGGGAGGCATCTTCGGCCTCTCATACGACGGCGAGACCAGCATCTTCGAAACACTGAAGCTCATCAGCACGGCGATAATCGTGCTCGTCGGGGCCTGGCCGATCTACTGGGTCACCCAGCTCGCGTTCACCGAGTACGAGACCGTCGAAGAGGCCGTCACGTACTTCCCTACCCCCGACATCTTCACGCTCGGCAATTTCGTGGTCCTGACGCAGCCGAGGATGTACACCTACATCTTCAACACGGTCGTCGTGGCCATCGGGACTATCGTCACCGTCGTTCTCGTCTCGCTGATCGCCGGCTACGGTCTGGCGCGCCTGGAGTTCCCGCAGAAGGAGAACTTCGCGCGGATCCTCCTGATCGGCTACCTCTTCAGTCCCATCGTCATCGGCATCCCGCTCTACCAGATCTGGCGGAGCATCGGGCTGCTCGGCACCCGAATCGGGCTCATCATCGCCCTGTCGGCGATCTCGATGCCCTTCGCGGTGTGGCTGATGTGGAAGTACATCATGACGATCCCGGAGGCTCACGAGGAGGCGGCGTGGGTCGACGGCGCGTCGCGGTGGCGGGGCTTCCGCGACGTCGTCGTCCCCCAGTGCCGACCGGCGATCATCGCCGCGGCCCTGTTCGCCTTCGCGCTCGCCTGGAACGACTTCACGTTCGCGCAGATCCTCCTGCCCCAGACCGACACCACGACGTTCGCACCCGGCATCCTCCGGGCGATGGGACAGGCGCAGTTCCTGCCGGACGCCTACCTCATGGCGATCTCGCTCGCCATGACGCTGCCACCGCTGCTGTTCGCCTACTTCATGCAGAGCTACCTGCTGAAGGGGTTCCAGGTCAGAGCGCTCTGA
- a CDS encoding ABC transporter ATP-binding protein codes for MPDIEIRNLTKVYEESGNRIVAVDDVDLTIEDGEFVTLVGPSGCGKTTTLRCVAGLNKPTSGTIKFGDRDVTDKPVQERNIALLFQDIALYPHMSVQENMAYGLKITGFSREERIARVQEAAELLQITDQLEKMPADLSGGQQQRVALGRSLVRDPEVFLFDEPMSDLDAKLKAELRPVIEKVTDEIGCPTLYVTHDQEEAMTMSDRVAVINDGKLEQVAPPKEVYDEPNSQFVSQFIGQPSTQFFEGSVTSVNGTAELVVGGYEYDLARDGLEGWAGDDVRVGLRPQYIQVSDDPEAGIPATHLLDEPLGDATHSFFDTEFGEIVVVTDPDFEGNGEEYGLVFQSDSIQLFDSESGVRIA; via the coding sequence ATGCCAGACATCGAAATTCGGAATCTGACGAAAGTGTACGAGGAATCGGGCAACAGAATCGTCGCGGTGGACGACGTCGACTTGACCATCGAGGACGGCGAGTTCGTGACGCTCGTCGGTCCCTCGGGCTGTGGCAAGACCACCACGCTGCGTTGCGTCGCAGGGCTGAACAAGCCCACGAGCGGCACGATCAAATTCGGCGACCGCGACGTGACGGACAAGCCGGTCCAGGAGCGCAACATCGCGTTGCTCTTCCAGGACATCGCGCTCTACCCGCACATGAGCGTCCAGGAGAACATGGCCTACGGGCTCAAGATCACGGGCTTCTCGCGGGAAGAGCGCATCGCCCGCGTTCAGGAGGCCGCCGAGTTGCTCCAGATCACCGACCAGCTCGAGAAGATGCCCGCGGACCTCTCGGGCGGCCAGCAACAGCGCGTCGCGCTCGGCCGGTCGCTCGTGCGCGATCCGGAGGTCTTCCTGTTCGACGAGCCGATGTCGGACTTAGACGCCAAGCTCAAGGCCGAGCTGCGGCCGGTCATCGAGAAAGTGACCGACGAGATCGGCTGTCCGACGCTGTACGTCACTCACGATCAGGAGGAGGCGATGACGATGTCCGACCGCGTTGCCGTCATCAACGACGGGAAACTCGAGCAGGTCGCCCCGCCGAAGGAGGTGTACGACGAACCCAACTCGCAGTTCGTCAGCCAGTTCATCGGCCAGCCGTCGACCCAGTTCTTCGAGGGCAGCGTCACGTCCGTCAACGGGACCGCCGAGCTGGTGGTCGGCGGCTACGAGTACGACCTCGCCCGCGACGGCCTCGAGGGGTGGGCCGGCGACGACGTCCGGGTCGGCCTCAGACCGCAGTACATTCAGGTGAGCGACGATCCCGAGGCCGGCATCCCGGCGACGCACCTGCTGGACGAGCCCCTGGGGGATGCGACGCACAGCTTCTTCGACACCGAGTTCGGCGAGATCGTCGTCGTCACCGACCCGGACTTCGAGGGCAACGGCGAGGAGTACGGGCTCGTCTTCCAGTCGGATTCCATCCAGCTGTTCGACAGCGAGTCCGGCGTCCGGATCGCCTGA
- a CDS encoding RDD family protein — protein MIDWKLDGFLPTQRQPEPVLETADDRDVLLARGGAAAIDLFVCYVLIELPLIYGFSVVFSGPYEALGGFAIALSLVLLVPIYASYSFVLEWRYGRTPGKVNRGLLVVTADGRPCTYRASAVRNLFLYVDLLGVPPLVIGLLSALVTDGRRLGDLAAGTIVVRSTAPTDRDVAASSDVDASAAARADDTRKN, from the coding sequence GTGATCGACTGGAAACTGGACGGATTCCTGCCGACCCAGCGGCAACCGGAACCGGTACTGGAGACTGCGGACGACCGCGACGTGTTGCTCGCCCGCGGCGGCGCGGCGGCGATCGATCTGTTCGTCTGTTACGTTTTGATCGAACTACCGTTGATATACGGCTTCAGCGTGGTGTTCAGCGGACCGTACGAGGCCCTCGGCGGGTTCGCGATCGCGCTGTCGCTCGTCCTCCTCGTACCGATTTACGCCAGCTACTCGTTCGTCCTCGAGTGGCGCTACGGTCGGACGCCGGGGAAGGTAAATCGCGGTCTGCTCGTCGTCACGGCGGACGGCCGGCCGTGCACCTACCGCGCCAGCGCCGTGCGGAACCTCTTCCTGTACGTCGATCTACTCGGCGTCCCGCCGCTCGTGATCGGCCTGCTGTCGGCGCTGGTGACCGACGGCCGTCGCCTCGGCGACCTCGCCGCCGGAACGATCGTCGTCCGCTCGACGGCGCCGACGGATCGGGACGTGGCGGCCTCGAGCGACGTAGACGCGAGTGCAGCCGCTCGAGCGGACGACACACGGAAGAACTGA
- a CDS encoding acyl-CoA dehydrogenase family protein, which yields MEYHDSEKAKEVAGRVEAFMDEVVIPREREALATGEEITMDEIHEMWEMAKERDLFAPQVPEEYGGQGLDFSDMLPSFEQVGRSLIGALAIRANAPQEGNMHTLEMVGTEEQKEEWLRPLVQGDIQTAFAMTEPKVGAGSDPKMLQSSAVKDGDEWVINGHKWWTSDGLGADYYLAMLRTDPDAHPYEGTSIIMVPRDADGVEVQRNIPHLGGHGITEREGGHAEVKFDNVRVPVENTLGEEGEGFRIAQMRLGGGRLTHCMRYSGMAERSLDIAKAYLQEREAFGSKLEDKQALRHRIADAETRLHAARCMVRHAARELDRSDARIEVAMSKMFTANVTNDTIDLALQCCGGNGIGKDIPIAHFYENVRAFRIVDGADEVHRRSIARWAFEDVDEAEIENTLQFDEDLRIDALDD from the coding sequence ATGGAGTACCACGACTCCGAGAAGGCGAAGGAAGTTGCGGGCCGCGTAGAGGCGTTCATGGACGAGGTCGTGATCCCGCGCGAGCGCGAGGCGCTCGCCACGGGCGAGGAGATCACCATGGACGAGATCCACGAGATGTGGGAGATGGCCAAGGAGCGGGACCTGTTCGCACCGCAGGTGCCCGAGGAGTACGGCGGCCAGGGGCTGGACTTCAGCGACATGCTACCGTCGTTCGAACAGGTCGGCCGCTCGCTGATCGGCGCGCTCGCCATTCGTGCGAACGCACCCCAGGAGGGGAACATGCACACCCTCGAGATGGTCGGCACGGAAGAGCAGAAAGAAGAGTGGCTCCGCCCGCTCGTGCAGGGTGACATTCAGACGGCGTTCGCGATGACCGAGCCCAAGGTCGGTGCCGGCTCCGACCCGAAGATGCTCCAGAGCTCCGCCGTCAAGGACGGCGACGAGTGGGTCATCAACGGCCACAAGTGGTGGACCTCCGACGGGCTCGGTGCCGACTACTATCTGGCGATGCTCCGAACCGACCCCGACGCCCATCCCTACGAGGGCACGTCGATCATCATGGTGCCGCGGGACGCCGACGGCGTCGAAGTCCAGCGAAACATCCCCCACCTCGGCGGGCACGGCATCACCGAGCGCGAGGGCGGCCACGCCGAGGTGAAATTCGACAACGTTCGCGTCCCCGTCGAGAACACGCTCGGCGAGGAAGGGGAAGGCTTCCGGATCGCTCAGATGCGACTCGGCGGCGGTCGACTCACCCACTGCATGCGGTACTCCGGGATGGCCGAGCGCTCGCTCGACATCGCGAAGGCCTACCTGCAAGAGCGCGAGGCCTTCGGCTCGAAACTCGAGGACAAGCAGGCGCTGCGCCACCGCATCGCCGACGCCGAAACCCGCCTGCACGCCGCCCGCTGTATGGTCCGCCACGCCGCGCGCGAACTCGACCGCAGCGACGCCCGCATCGAGGTCGCGATGTCGAAGATGTTCACCGCGAACGTCACCAACGATACGATCGACCTCGCGCTGCAGTGCTGTGGCGGCAACGGGATCGGGAAGGACATCCCGATCGCGCACTTCTACGAGAACGTCCGCGCGTTCCGCATCGTCGACGGGGCCGACGAGGTCCACCGCCGCTCGATCGCCCGCTGGGCCTTCGAGGACGTCGACGAGGCCGAGATCGAGAACACCCTCCAGTTCGACGAGGACCTGCGCATCGACGCACTCGACGACTGA
- a CDS encoding thiolase family protein gives MNSAVIVDAVRTPFGKRDGSFRDTHPQDLAAKPLEALRERNGFEPETIEDVIYGCVTPVDEQGLNIARLAPMIAGWGDIVPGVQLNRMCGSGQQAANFAAANVMAGQHDVLVAGGVEHMTRVPMGSDGADGADGNGSLTDTYFEHFDEVTHQGEGAERIAEEYGFARSELDEIAADSQRRWKDAWDEGRYDDQIVPVETELDGEEVVVEQDEHPRPGTDVETLSELPLSFREEGNGFHHPGNSSGIVDGSCAMLITSEEAAAEHGWEPMARIRQTEVVGVDPITMLKGPIPATENVLEKADMTVGDVDLFEVNEAFASVVAAWLEETGASWEDVNVNGGAIAHGHPLGATGAMLLTKLVHELERTGQDTALSAMCIGFGQGVATILERV, from the coding sequence ATGAACTCCGCAGTCATCGTCGACGCCGTCCGGACGCCGTTCGGGAAGCGCGACGGTTCGTTCAGGGACACGCACCCGCAGGATCTCGCCGCGAAACCGCTCGAGGCGCTCCGGGAGCGCAACGGGTTCGAGCCGGAGACGATCGAGGACGTGATCTACGGCTGTGTCACGCCGGTCGACGAGCAGGGCCTGAACATCGCCCGGCTCGCGCCGATGATCGCCGGCTGGGGCGATATCGTTCCCGGGGTACAGCTCAACCGGATGTGCGGTTCCGGCCAGCAGGCGGCCAACTTCGCCGCCGCGAACGTCATGGCCGGCCAGCACGACGTGCTCGTCGCGGGCGGGGTCGAGCACATGACCCGCGTCCCGATGGGCTCGGACGGGGCCGACGGTGCCGACGGGAACGGGTCCCTCACTGACACGTACTTCGAGCACTTCGACGAGGTGACTCACCAGGGCGAGGGAGCCGAACGGATCGCCGAGGAGTACGGCTTCGCGCGCTCGGAGCTCGACGAGATCGCCGCCGACTCCCAACGGCGCTGGAAGGACGCCTGGGACGAGGGCCGCTACGACGATCAGATCGTCCCGGTCGAAACCGAACTCGACGGTGAAGAAGTCGTCGTCGAGCAGGACGAACATCCCCGACCGGGGACCGACGTCGAGACGCTGTCGGAACTGCCGCTGTCGTTCCGCGAGGAGGGCAACGGCTTCCACCACCCCGGGAACTCCTCGGGGATCGTCGACGGCTCCTGTGCGATGCTCATTACGAGCGAGGAAGCGGCCGCGGAACACGGCTGGGAACCCATGGCCCGCATCCGCCAGACGGAAGTCGTCGGCGTCGACCCGATCACGATGCTGAAGGGGCCGATTCCGGCCACCGAGAACGTCCTCGAGAAGGCCGACATGACCGTCGGCGACGTCGACCTCTTCGAGGTCAACGAGGCGTTCGCGTCGGTCGTCGCGGCCTGGCTCGAGGAGACCGGCGCGTCCTGGGAGGACGTCAACGTCAACGGCGGCGCGATCGCCCACGGCCACCCGCTGGGCGCGACCGGCGCGATGCTCCTGACGAAACTGGTCCACGAGCTCGAGCGCACCGGCCAGGACACCGCGCTGTCGGCGATGTGCATCGGCTTCGGGCAGGGCGTCGCGACGATCCTCGAGCGGGTCTGA